The following nucleotide sequence is from Hirundo rustica isolate bHirRus1 chromosome 24, bHirRus1.pri.v3, whole genome shotgun sequence.
CAGATTCCTTCCCTCGGAGCCAAAGGCGCTGGGGGAGGAAGAGGGACAGGGAAATGAGACCCCGGGAGCGGGTGGATCATCAGCCACAGCCCAGGAATGCTGAGCAGGAGCCTGGGACACCCTGGAGGGGTTTGACCCCCAACCACGGCTCCAGCTTTGCGTCTTCCCACATCCTCTGGGGGTCTGGGCACCGCAGCCAGCGGGGAGGAAGGAATCCGCAGGGttctgggagctgtggctgcgCTGGCTGCGGCGTGGTTCGTGCTCGTGCTGCCGGAGGAGCTCTGCctcaccccagctccctccgggatgctgctgctgcctttggttTGTCCCGAAATTTGGGAATGCTGAGCTCAGCTCATCGGGAATTCCTGTGAGCACGAAGCACTTCTCCCCCCTGGTCAGAGCCACCtcaggagctccccagggccTCCCTGCATTCCCAGAGGGATGTTGGCACTCTGGAATATGCAGGAATTTTACGGGATCCTCACTTACAGCCACAAAACCTTCCAGCTCCTTTgcatcttccctctctcctctcctatTTTCCCACCCTCCTGATGGACTTGGGAGCTCACTGGTGCCTCCCATGACGGATGGATTTGGGCTTTGGGACTGGGGAGAATAATCAGAAAAGCGGCTCCATGTGCATGTCCTGGGCTtggcagaggaaagcagctccaCATCTATCACTTTCCCCATCTCTGGTACCTTGGGGCAGTGCTGTGATTTATTGAAGCtgaaatgatgattttttttgaaTGCCTCGTTACCTCTGTTCCCAAAAACCAGAGATCCGAGCCACTCTCCCTGTGGCGCAGCACCTCCACATCTCCCTCGTGCTGCTCCTCGGGGAGAAGAGCTTCGGACTCACCCCAGGCTCTCAGGAGGATCTGCCCTGGCCAggaagggtttgggggtgcAGGAGTTTTCGGGAAAATTGAGAGATGTCCCATCCCAAGGGCTGGTTTGCCTCAGGGTTTTGCCTGAGGTTGGTTTTAAACCTGATGGATTCGTGCCAAGCCTGGTCGTgtcctgggggcagcaggggagggaaggagcctgtcctgctctgctggcagcagggagaagggatcCAGGGGGCCTCAGCTTGGCAGGGCACCCCTGGAGCAGGAATTGGGGGAATtgaaaggaggagagggagctgggagctgcaggatgagCCTGTGCCAGTGATGGAAGCATCAGTTCACCCcttcctgtgccagcagagctgctgcctcctcttggGGGcattttgggagctgctgctcgaGTACTTCCTTGAGCATCCCCTCTGCACTTCCCTGAGCATTCCCTCCTCATTTCCCCGAGCATTCCCTCCTCATTTCCCTGAGCATTCCCTCCTCATTTCCCTGAGCATTCCCTCTGCACTTCCCTGAGCATTCCCTCCTCATTTCCCTGAGCATTCCCGCTTTATTTCCCAGGCCATTCCCTCCTCATTTCCCTGTGCATTCCCTCTGCATTTCCCTGAGCATTCCCTCCTCATTTCCCTGAGCATTCCCTCTGTATTTCCCCGAGCATTCCCTCCTCATTTCCCTGAGCGTTCCCTCCTCATTTCCCCGAGCATTCCCTCCTCATTTCCCTGAGCATTCCCTCTGCACTTCCCTGAGCATTCCCTCCTCATTTCCCTGAGCATTCCCTCCTCATTTCCCTGAGCATTCCCTCCTCATTTCCCTGAGCATTCCCGCTTTATTTCCCAGGCCATTCCCTCCTCATTTCCCTGAGCATTCCCTCTGCATTTCCCTGAGCATTCCCTCCTCATTTCCCTGAGCATTCCCTCCTCATTTCCCTGAGCATTCCCTCCTCATTTCCCCGAGCATTCCCTCCTCATTTCCCTGAGCATTCCCTCCTCATTTCCCTGAGCATTCCCTCCTCATTTCCCCGAGCATTCCCTCTGCACTTCCCTGAGCATTCCCTCTGCACTTCCCTGAGCATTCCCTCCTCATTTCCCTGAGCATTCCCTCCTCATTTCCCCGAGCATTCCCTCCTCATTTCCCTGAGCATTCCCTCCTCATTTCCCTGAGCATTCCCTCCTCATTTCCCTGAGCATTCCCTCTGCACTTCCCCGAGCATTCCCTCCTCATTTCCCCGAGCATTCCCTCTGCATTTCCCTGAGCATTCCCTCCTCATTTCCCTGAACATTCCCTCTGCACTTCCCTGTGCATTCCCTCCTCATTTCCCTGAACATTCCCTCCTCATTTCCCTGTGCATTCCCTCCTCATTTCCCTGAACATTCCCTCCTCATTTCCCTGAGCATTCCCGCTTTATTTCCCAGGCCATTCCCTCCTCATTTCCCCGAGAATTCCCTCTGCATTTCCCCATGGATCCCAAGGGGCAGGGAGCAGtggggcagggagctgtggggtcTGTGCAGAACCCACGCTTGTCCAgcttctcccagcccctccctgtgGCCAGGCTGTGATCCCAAGGGTGGGCAGAGCCCTTTCCCACCCCATTCcagggggagctggggctcAGCGCCGTCCCCACGCTCCCCGTGGCCCCGCAGCCGCCGGGCTGTGAGGCGGCGCGAGGCAGGCGAGGATCAGCTCAGCCCCAGACTTCATTCCTGTCTATTtctgtcccgctcctgcccagCTTGTCCCCGGGGGAGTTAATTTAATTGCCACTTTCCTCCCTGCGTGGCTGTGGTCGTGTGTGAGCCCTTGTGCAGCGTAATTACGAGTGTCAAGTGGACACGGCCGGGACGAGCCTGGGCTCCAGCGCAGCGGGAGCAGCACCCTGGATATCCCTGTGGATCcacccagccagggctgctgctgtcccccggAGCTCCAGactgtccttgtccccaggaACGGGCACAGAGGGCGCGAGGGATGCTCTggaggcagcacagaggggcagggacagggatctgctggagctctccctgtgccagcccctctcctgctgctgcacctgattttccagctctttttcctGATCTCTGACCTGCAGGGAAGGGGATCTGGTGGCGATGGGGCTGTtctgggcagccctggggtttttttttaagccctgAACACACTCTGGGCATCTCAGAGCAGAAATCAGAGCTCTGATTCCATCCCAGGGACTCTGTGGGAGCTTCAccctctgtgccctgccctggACTCCACTCAGAGCTCCTCATCCCTCAGGATTTCGTGTCTGGCTTTGGATCAGGGCTGACTGGGGCCAGCCCAGGTTGGGTCATGACAGAGGCTGTGGATGCAGCAATGTCAGGAGGTTATTCACACCTCTGCACCCATGGGGAGATGACAGCCTGCTCTCCTCACCTCTCCATTTTGCCCCGGGCTTTTCCAGCGGCATGGGAATGGCTTTCCTCCCGTCTGAGGCTCACGTGCTCCCACCTCATCGGGGTTTGGAGCCAATGCTGCTGTGCAAAATTCAGCTGGAACCGCTGGATTTCCCCCAAAATCGCCTCACCTGGGAGAGCTGTGAGCAGGGCTCCGTGCTGGGATGAGTTTTCCTTCCCACAAAACTCCCTGTCTCAGGAGCTCCAGcaccccaggctggggagggcagagaggggaaactgaggcacgtgGATGACTTTGGAGgctgctgtggagctgggagCGCAGCAGCATCGCTCCAAaccagctgcagcccctctgcagcgtttccagcctcctgctgaTCCCGAGGCGAAGCTGgaaccccccaaatcccattgTTATGCTCCTTTTAATTATCCGTAATTGCCCTCCTTCCTCCTCGGTGCGTGGGACCCCGGTTTTATGGAGGATAATGAGGTGCCCCAGGTCTCTTTCCCaattccctcccctccctggccGCTCGCAGGACTCCTGTTCCAGCCAGGGCAATTACggctctctgctctccctccctctgcccagcctaTAATTTAGTTTTATATAAAGCGCGCTCCAGCCCCTGTTGTGCAAGACGTTGCTATTCcgggggctgggcagagggatgGGGCGGCGGGGAGAGGGGGCTGGGGCCGTGTGACCTCGCACCGAGCCCCCCCGGGCATCCCCGGGCGCCCCACATTCCCCCCGGGATCGAGGCGGtcctgccctctcctgcctTTCTCCCAGGGGGTGCTCGGCACCGGGATTTCTCCCCAGGGGAATAACTCAGCTCTTTTCGGGGTTTTTGCCGCCCCATCGAGGGGTCCCGCGGGGGTTTCTGCCGCCGCAGAGCGcgggggggctgcggggaggTGGCAGCCAGCTCCCGCAGGGGAGACAGTGGCCCTTTCATGGGAAGGGGGATGAAAAATCCAGCTTGAGCTGCTGAGTGTAACCAGATCCCTCGGCTTTTCGGAGAAGGAATGTGTGAGCCTGGGAGGGTTTTTTGGGATGGCGCTGCAGCGGGGTGAGCGGCTGCGGAGTGATGCCCGTCCCGAATCCCCCGTGCGCCAGGGATGCGGCTCGGGAATCAGAGCCCCACACCGTGCCCGGTGCACGGGCAGtgcccggggccggcccgggggTCTGCCTGCCCCCGGGGGGCTCAGCTCCCGCCCCGTTTCTCTTGCAGAGGTGGCCGAGCCCTCGCTCCCTGCCCCGAGGCCGATCCCAGCGCTGCCCCCGGCCGAGCCCCggacccccgcccgccccgAGGCGCCGACGAAGGAGAAACCGCTGGAAGATGACAAATCCCCAGCCGTGCTGACGAAAGCCCCCCGGGCCGAGCTCAGCGAAGCTGTGACATGTGAGTGTTTCCCTCGGTGCCCGCGCCCCGGGCTGCGCCGCCCCGGCAGCAGAAAGCAGGGCAGAGGTGGGAACGCGGCTCCTCCTCGCTTTGTTCCTGCCCACATCAAAGCTCGAAGCCAGCCTGagtcacctggagaggagaaagtgAAGGGCGGTGTCCGGGGTGCCCTCGGAGGAGGAGCGGGGGcagtggagctgctctgggaggggtTGGGGTCCTCTGGGGTGCCGTGGTGGGAGGAGGGGTGAGCCTGCCCGGGAAAGGAGCTGGATGGAGCATCCCCCAAAACTCCGGTGAGAGGGAGGAGATGACAAAGAACGTTTAcgtgggcacagccctgggatgtCCCCATGGCACAGCCATGGGTCATTTCCATGGGCACAGATCTGGGATATCTCCATGGGCACAGCTGTGGGATATTTCCATGGGCACAGTTGTGGGATATTTCCACGGGCACAGCTGTGGGTCGTGTCCATGGGCACAGCTCCGGGATATCTCCATGGGCACAGTTGTGGGGTATTTCCATGGGCACAGCTGTGGGATATTTCCatgggcacagctccaggatgCCTCCATAGGCACAGCTGTGGGGTATTTCTGTGGGTACAGCTCTGGGATGTCCCCGTGGCACAGCTGTGGGTCGTGTCCGTGGGTACAGCTCTGGGATGTCTCCGTGGGCATGGCCATGGGTCATTTCCATGGGCACGAGCCCAGGATGTCCCCATGGCACAGCCATGGAGTATTTCCATGGGCACAACGGTGTGTTATTTCCACGGGCACAGCCACGGGTGATTTCcacgggcacagccccgggTGATTTCCACGGGCACAGCCGCGGGCCGGGCACGCAGCAGCCgctggctggagcagaggagaccCGTCCCGCTGGGCGCTCTCGCCTTGGCGAGTCCAGGGCAAGGGTGAGGCCAGAGCCGAGCCTggccgagccgggccgagcCTGGCTGAGCCGGGCTGCCCGCACAGCGCTGGTTttgccctgtgccaggcagcacCTCCCAAACTCTGCTGCCGGGGCGGGGCAGGGTGCGGGCCGGGCTGCCCTTGCTCCGCTCCCCGGTGCGGGGCTGGGAGGTGTGGGACgctctcctggagccctccATCCTCCCCTGGCCGCCAGCCCGGACCCCGGCGTTTCTCTCCCATTCCCTTTTTGCTGGATGCAGGCGCGCAGCTTCCCCTTCCCGAGGGGTGTGGAGTGGATGGAAGCTTCCCAGCGGGGCGAGGGCGGCTGGGGACGGGGAGCGGGCAGGGGGCGGGAGGGGACGGGAGGGGACGGCGGGACGCGGGCGCTGCAGCGGGGAGAGCGCACGTTTCCTGCGGCAGAGCCCTCGCTCAGCATCTGGGAGCTGGGCCGGCTGCCCACAGACATTCTGCACGCCTGAGTCACCCCGCAGCCGCTGCAcggccccctccccagcccagcccagcccccccagggccccggggctgggagggacttGGGCACCCTCCCGCTGGTGCTGGGTGAAGGGATCTTCCCCTCTCCTCGCCGGGAAATGAGCAGCGTCGCCTCTGGTGTCCCCCACGCCTCACTGCGCTGCTCTTGAGGGGGGTCGGcgttggttttggggggttattCCCCTTTTGGCAGGACCTGGGGACCACGTTTAGGCTCTCCCATGGGATGGTGGCGTTCCCGTGCCAGTCTGGCTCATGCGGGCTCAGGAGGGAGCGGGCAGAAGGGGCTGTGAGGTGCAGGGTCACGTCCTTGCCCACCAGTGCCAGGACTGGCCCAGCCAAGGCTCAGCACTGGTGCTCAGATCCAGTTTTCCAGCATTTTGGAACATCGGGGTTGCGGGTTTGGGACTCTGTGGGTTGAGTttcaggcaggagcagcagaccCAGGTGGCCACAATATTCCAAGCGCTGACAGGGCTCGGGGAGGGTCCCAGCAAGGGGACCCTGGTgacccctggcacagcctgaggggATCCAGGAGCATCGCTGGGAAACCCTGACTGAACATCCGGGAGGTTTTTGGTTCCTGAAGAGCTGTAGACAGGCAGttttccccaaaatcctgctctcccagggctggTCCCCCCACTCCTGCCCGGACTCCCACATTactggggagctggaggtgccTCTTCTAGAAGAGCTTTGGCCTCGTGTCTTAAAGGccatcctaaaaaaaaaatggaagctgTTTTCCCTCACTTTGAGGGGGGGGATTCCTGGCTGCCTTTGGCTGCCCCTCGCCGGAGCCAGAGCGTGATTTTGATTTACAAACAGTTTAATCTGAGGAATGCGGCGGAATGGGGAGCGCCAAGTGCATCCTGCTGCAGTCCCAGACAATCCAGCTGCCGTCCgaggctgctgagctgctgctgggtctctcctggctcagcccctgcctggctccctgcGGGCTCAGCCCCTTCCTGTCACAGCTCTGGTCACCTCGCTGCCGTCTCGGTGCACACACCAGGCAGGAGAGGGCACCGGGCAAGGGTTCAAGGGAAGTGAATGCCCCATGAGGTTTTTCGGGAGGGGAGACCATTCCTGTTTTATCCAAGACCTGTTTTCTGTCTCCTCCATCTCCCATCTCCCCTGCTTTCAGCCCACCCTTCCCGCTCAGCTCTGGTTATTTTAAGTTCCCTTCCCAGTGGGTGTCAAAGGCCAAGCTCCCAGTTTAACCTCCCCCTGCGGCCcgagcccagctcagcctggtAAAACCAAGCACTGGGACCATCCACTTGCACCTTTCACCTTCCATCCGTTTTATTTTCACCTCCGACCCACTTCATTTCCACCTTCCGCCTGTTTTATTTTCGTGGGTGCAGGACAGGGACCTCCCGTGCCCGCTccacccctgtgtccctgcGCAGAGAGCAGCTCCCGTCCGTCCCCTGGTGCCAAGAGGCGCCTTTGCCCTCGAGCCTCTCCCCTGAATCATCCCTTGTTTACTGCCatgggagaggaaaagcaaagtttGGCGGGGGCACCGCCAGATTTGATTTGTGGCCTTGCAGAGGAGGATGAGGGGTGCTGGAACCCCCGTTCCTCGTGCTggctctctcccctctcccagagCACCACGGATGAGGAGGCAGCGTGGGGCAGGAGCGAGGGgctgagctctgactctggcaGCGTCCTGGCAGGACACGGGGCTGCAGCGGGAGAGGCTGGACCgaggcacagacacagccctgggttgttttcctcctcctgcagagaAGTTCAGCCAGAGGTTGGGGAGACCTTAAGGAAGTGGCTGCAGGGCCggggagaggagcaggctggCTCTGCAGTGGTGCCTCATCTCCTCTGGCTTCACAGAGGGCAGTGGGGACATCCAGGAGCTCTGTCTGGGAACCTCGGGGGCTCCTCCCTCCCGGCTCTGCAGGGAGAtctcctccttcagctcctctgATGAGTTTCTGCACATCCCACATGACGAATCTTCATCTCTTGGCGTTTCTTCATCCCTTCCTCTCTCTGAAACCTtcacctccttccctccaacCACCTTTTCCTCATCTCCCGTTCCACCTCCATCCTCTTGGACCATCCACCCACCAGCATCACCTCCTGCTCACCCAGCCGGGGGCCGCATTCCCGTTCCTCCCTGGGGGTATGCGCATTTCTCCCGGCGGAGAGGGCAGGGTGGGTGACGCTCTGCTCTCcccccaggccagccccaggTGCggccaccccaccccacccccccgcAAGCCCCCCCGGGCCCTGCACCCACCTGCTGCCCAACGGCGAGGCGGGGAACGGGACGTGCCGGGCGGCGCAGAAACCGCAGCGAAAGCTGCAGCCGCACCACTCCATCAACAGCCAGAGCAGCAAGAAGAGCAAGGGCAGCTCCAAGTCTCCCTCTTCCCACATCCCCATCGAGGCGCAGGAAGGTACTGGCTGTCCCCCGGGGGTCTCTTTGCAGCCGTTCTCACTGGGGCTCTCGTCCCTTGGGATCTCTTGGGTGACATCCCCGAGCCCAGTGGGACCCCTGGACCCTCCTGGCAGCCTCTGAGGGGTGGGTGCTGAGTGGGGCCTTCTCCTGTCCTCCAAAATCGGTCACTCCTGAGGGCTGGGTGTTGAGGGAGACCCCTGGGGCGGTGGCTGCCTCCCgacccctttttccccctcccttccaTGAATTCCTGAGGGAGGATTTCCACCCTTGTGGCGCTCCCCCAGCATCCCCCCCGTGCCCCCGTCTCCCCAGACTGCTGCGTCCACTGCatc
It contains:
- the MDFI gene encoding myoD family inhibitor, with amino-acid sequence MSQPGSPRPSRPEQPRAEPVPPPEVAEPSLPAPRPIPALPPAEPRTPARPEAPTKEKPLEDDKSPAVLTKAPRAELSEAVTSPGAATPPHPPASPPGPCTHLLPNGEAGNGTCRAAQKPQRKLQPHHSINSQSSKKSKGSSKSPSSHIPIEAQEDCCVHCILSCLFCEFLTLCNIVLDCATCGSCTSEDSCICCCCCNSGECADCDLPCDMDCGIIDACCESADCLEICMECCGLCFSS